A DNA window from Microcystis aeruginosa NIES-843 contains the following coding sequences:
- a CDS encoding DUF4334 domain-containing protein, producing the protein METLELESCQSILKAGKTTTEIALQLFDALDPVSLDFMLGRWQGSGLQTNHPMDGLLEASNWYGKEFVDTENVHPLLFLDGQGKIFKVAPNPTAMNWILKLPILKNNSLKPLLMLTNSLLKTETSQARLRMMEYRGKVSATMIYDYLPINDSFRKVDDNTVLGIMDFKNSPQPFFFVLKRCQRPLNS; encoded by the coding sequence ATGGAAACATTAGAATTAGAAAGCTGCCAGTCGATTCTTAAAGCTGGTAAAACGACGACAGAAATAGCTTTACAATTGTTTGACGCTCTCGACCCCGTGAGTTTAGACTTTATGCTCGGTCGTTGGCAAGGTTCTGGACTTCAGACAAATCACCCAATGGATGGTTTATTAGAAGCATCTAATTGGTATGGTAAAGAATTTGTCGATACTGAGAATGTCCACCCCCTGTTATTTTTAGATGGTCAGGGAAAAATTTTTAAGGTGGCACCCAATCCCACGGCCATGAACTGGATTTTGAAGCTGCCGATACTCAAAAATAATTCTCTGAAACCTTTGCTGATGCTGACCAACTCCTTGCTAAAAACAGAGACAAGTCAGGCTAGACTGCGAATGATGGAATATCGGGGCAAAGTCAGCGCCACGATGATTTATGATTATTTGCCCATCAATGACTCTTTTCGGAAAGTAGATGATAATACCGTGCTGGGAATTATGGATTTTAAAAACTCTCCCCAACCTTTCTTTTTTGTTCTCAAGCGATGTCAAAGACCTCTTAATTCTTGA
- a CDS encoding NADH-quinone oxidoreductase subunit M — protein sequence MLNAFIWLPIIGAILIAYTPLEAKKVRGLALTLAVVLLLLNILLGWQFDPSNPQMQFTVNLPWINFLGFNYALGVDGLSFSLLFLNSILTIIALYASGTEVNRPKFYYSLLLLLNAGVAGAFLAQDLLLFFLFYELEIVPLYFLIAIWGGQRRGYAGMKFLLYTAISGFLVLISFLGLVWLTGADNFAYNPLLSNNLDVKTQLLLLIPLLIGLAIKIPIFPFHTWLPDAHVEASTPVSVLLAGILLKLGTYGLLRFGVGLFLDAWVTLAPWLATIAAISALYGASCAIAQKDMKKVVAYSSISHMAYILLAAAATTRLSITAAILQMISHGLISALLFLLVGVVYKKTGSRDVDYLRGLLNPERGLPITGMLMILAAMASAGIPGMVGFIAEFLVFRGSFPIFPIQTLLCLVASGLTAVYFLLMINRVFFGRLTPELSRIPRSTWPERFPEIALALFIIVLGLQPSWMIHWTENQASVLLTGTAISQRQS from the coding sequence ATGCTCAACGCTTTTATTTGGCTACCGATTATAGGGGCGATACTGATTGCCTACACGCCTCTAGAGGCGAAAAAAGTGCGAGGATTAGCTCTAACTCTTGCTGTCGTTCTCTTACTGCTGAATATTCTCCTTGGCTGGCAATTTGACCCTAGTAACCCGCAAATGCAGTTCACGGTTAACCTGCCTTGGATTAATTTCCTCGGTTTCAATTATGCCCTCGGTGTCGATGGATTGTCATTCTCATTACTTTTTCTTAACAGCATCTTGACAATAATTGCTCTTTATGCTAGTGGCACAGAGGTTAACCGACCGAAATTTTACTATTCCCTGCTCTTGTTACTCAATGCCGGAGTAGCGGGGGCCTTTCTAGCGCAGGATTTACTGCTATTTTTCCTATTTTACGAATTAGAAATCGTCCCGCTTTACTTTCTCATTGCCATTTGGGGGGGGCAAAGACGCGGTTACGCGGGCATGAAATTTTTATTATACACGGCAATTTCCGGCTTTTTAGTGCTAATCTCTTTCCTTGGCTTAGTTTGGCTAACCGGTGCTGATAATTTCGCCTATAACCCCCTTTTATCGAATAATTTAGACGTTAAAACCCAATTACTGCTCCTCATCCCCCTTCTGATTGGATTAGCCATCAAAATCCCGATTTTTCCCTTTCATACTTGGCTACCGGATGCCCACGTGGAAGCATCTACCCCCGTTTCTGTGCTTTTAGCGGGAATATTACTCAAATTAGGAACCTATGGACTGCTGCGCTTTGGAGTCGGTTTATTTCTTGATGCTTGGGTGACTCTCGCCCCTTGGTTAGCAACAATAGCAGCTATCAGCGCCCTCTACGGGGCCAGTTGCGCTATTGCCCAAAAGGATATGAAAAAAGTAGTCGCCTATTCTTCCATTTCCCACATGGCCTATATTTTACTAGCGGCGGCGGCCACCACCAGATTAAGCATCACTGCGGCGATTTTGCAGATGATTAGTCACGGTTTAATTTCCGCTTTGTTATTTTTGTTGGTGGGAGTGGTGTATAAAAAAACCGGCAGCCGGGATGTGGATTATCTACGCGGTTTATTAAATCCAGAAAGAGGTTTACCAATCACGGGAATGTTAATGATTTTAGCGGCCATGGCCAGCGCCGGCATCCCCGGAATGGTGGGATTTATCGCCGAATTTTTGGTCTTTCGGGGCAGTTTCCCGATTTTTCCGATACAAACGCTCTTATGTTTGGTCGCTAGTGGTTTAACCGCAGTATATTTTCTCCTGATGATTAATCGGGTTTTCTTTGGTCGTTTAACCCCCGAATTATCGCGCATTCCTCGCAGTACCTGGCCCGAAAGATTTCCCGAAATTGCCTTGGCTTTATTTATTATTGTTTTGGGATTACAACCGAGTTGGATGATTCACTGGACTGAAAACCAAGCATCAGTGTTATTAACCGGCACGGCAATTAGTCAAAGGCAATCGTAG
- a CDS encoding phage integrase N-terminal SAM-like domain-containing protein: MDDSQKYEADCQKIRKANHELLTDFESWLESSGLSEKTINNHVSNIDFYINEYLLYEDAVEAKDGVDMVSDFLGYWFIKKALWASQSSIKANAGSLKKFYTFLLEKGLIDKDDLQELKETIKEEMSEWLETLRRYDDPLTEDMSDVW; encoded by the coding sequence ATGGATGATTCCCAGAAATACGAGGCTGACTGTCAAAAGATAAGAAAAGCCAATCATGAATTACTAACGGATTTTGAGAGTTGGCTAGAATCATCAGGCCTGTCCGAAAAAACCATTAATAATCATGTTTCAAATATAGATTTTTATATCAACGAATATTTACTCTATGAAGATGCCGTAGAAGCCAAAGACGGGGTAGATATGGTCAGTGACTTTTTGGGTTATTGGTTTATCAAAAAGGCCCTGTGGGCCAGTCAATCAAGCATCAAGGCTAATGCAGGTAGTCTGAAAAAGTTCTACACTTTCTTACTGGAAAAAGGCCTAATAGATAAAGATGATTTGCAAGAACTTAAAGAAACCATCAAGGAAGAAATGAGTGAATGGCTGGAAACTTTAAGGCGATACGATGACCCATTGACTGAAGATATGTCGGATGTTTGGTGA
- a CDS encoding leucine-rich repeat domain-containing protein — protein MTAQEVLELIQQAKDERARELDLSNKNLTEIPPEIPQLTSLQELNLNSNQIREIPEAIARLTSLQSLDLISNQIREIPEAIARLTSLWVLF, from the coding sequence ATGACAGCACAGGAAGTATTAGAGTTAATTCAACAGGCAAAGGACGAAAGAGCGAGGGAGTTGGATCTGTCCAACAAAAACTTAACAGAAATTCCCCCCGAAATCCCTCAACTCACCTCCCTGCAAGAACTCAACCTCAACAGTAACCAAATCAGGGAGATTCCAGAAGCGATCGCTCGACTCACCTCCCTGCAATCCCTCGACCTCATTAGTAACCAAATCAGGGAGATTCCAGAAGCGATCGCTCGACTTACCTCCCTGTGGGTCCTCTTTTAG
- a CDS encoding 5-formyltetrahydrofolate cyclo-ligase has translation MDSATKKAQLRKQLIAQRRALPKHIWQENSQQLCKNLQSLPLFHHAKTILAYFSYRQEPDLSSLFCQHHRWGFPRCDGDSLTWHCWTADDPLELNRYGIYEPTAIAPVILPAEVDLLLIPAVACDRQGYRLGYGGGYFDRLLHSPEWQAIPSIGIVFDFAYLDTLPLDTWDQKLQAICTESRTEIF, from the coding sequence ATGGATTCTGCTACCAAAAAAGCCCAATTACGCAAACAACTAATTGCCCAAAGACGAGCGCTTCCTAAGCATATTTGGCAAGAAAATAGTCAGCAACTTTGCAAAAATTTACAATCTTTACCCCTCTTTCACCACGCTAAAACCATTCTCGCTTACTTCAGTTATCGTCAAGAGCCGGATTTAAGTTCCTTATTTTGCCAACACCATCGCTGGGGTTTTCCCCGTTGTGACGGAGATAGCCTGACTTGGCACTGTTGGACTGCCGACGATCCCCTAGAATTAAATCGTTATGGCATCTACGAACCAACAGCGATCGCTCCTGTCATTTTACCGGCTGAAGTGGACTTACTGTTAATTCCCGCCGTCGCCTGTGATCGCCAAGGTTATCGCTTAGGCTACGGGGGGGGTTATTTTGATCGTCTCCTACATTCCCCCGAATGGCAAGCTATCCCCTCGATCGGGATTGTCTTTGACTTTGCCTATCTCGATACCCTTCCCCTCGATACTTGGGACCAAAAATTACAGGCAATCTGTACCGAATCGAGAACCGAAATTTTTTAA
- a CDS encoding HigA family addiction module antitoxin, with translation MNNWKSPIHPGEILADELEEINLDVSQLATRINISENELEQILKGQGNITGDIALKLGRFFNTGAEIWMNLQKAYELDLAREKLGNTLEKIIPYQSLSSG, from the coding sequence ATGAATAATTGGAAAAGTCCTATCCACCCCGGTGAAATTTTAGCTGATGAATTAGAGGAAATTAATCTTGATGTTTCTCAGCTTGCCACAAGAATTAATATCTCTGAGAATGAACTTGAGCAAATTCTCAAGGGACAAGGAAATATCACGGGAGATATTGCTTTAAAATTAGGGCGTTTTTTTAATACAGGAGCAGAAATTTGGATGAATTTACAAAAAGCCTATGAGTTAGATCTAGCGAGGGAAAAGTTAGGAAATACCCTCGAAAAAATTATTCCTTATCAATCCCTGTCTTCAGGATAA
- the tadA gene encoding tRNA adenosine(34) deaminase TadA: MWDYLKSIDEKAYEKHRQWMQLALNLAATAGDRGDVPVGAVIVDKQGHLIAQGANCKEKHHDPTAHAEILAIRAASQVLGNWHLNDCTLYVTLEPCPMCAGAIIQARLGLLVYGADDPKTGVIRTVANFIDSPFSNHRLPVIAGILAKESGELLQTWFEKKR, encoded by the coding sequence ATGTGGGACTATCTAAAGTCTATTGATGAAAAAGCCTATGAGAAACATCGGCAATGGATGCAGTTAGCTTTAAATTTAGCGGCAACTGCGGGGGATCGGGGTGATGTACCTGTGGGAGCGGTTATCGTGGATAAACAGGGACATTTAATCGCTCAAGGGGCTAATTGCAAGGAAAAACACCATGATCCCACCGCTCACGCCGAAATTCTGGCGATTCGTGCCGCTAGTCAAGTTTTAGGCAATTGGCACTTAAATGATTGTACCCTCTACGTCACCCTCGAACCCTGTCCCATGTGTGCCGGGGCAATCATTCAGGCTAGATTAGGATTATTAGTGTACGGTGCTGACGATCCCAAAACAGGAGTTATCCGCACTGTGGCTAATTTTATAGATAGTCCTTTTTCTAACCATCGTTTACCGGTAATTGCGGGAATTTTAGCTAAGGAATCTGGGGAATTATTACAAACATGGTTTGAGAAAAAAAGATGA
- a CDS encoding type II toxin-antitoxin system RelE/ParE family toxin, with translation MIKSFRCKDTEKLYNKQFVKKFSGIERLAIKRLRILESANTLEALAGLPSNRLERLKGDRIGQYSIRINDQYRICFSWDDAATNVEIVDYH, from the coding sequence ATGATTAAAAGCTTTCGATGTAAAGATACAGAAAAGCTATATAATAAGCAGTTTGTTAAAAAGTTTTCTGGGATTGAACGATTAGCGATCAAAAGATTGCGTATTTTAGAAAGTGCTAATACACTAGAAGCATTGGCAGGATTGCCGAGTAACCGCTTAGAACGTTTAAAAGGAGATAGAATCGGTCAATACAGTATTCGCATCAATGACCAGTATCGTATTTGTTTCTCATGGGATGATGCAGCTACTAATGTTGAAATTGTTGATTATCATTAA
- the grxC gene encoding glutaredoxin 3 → MLNLFNSLFGRYNENIKANVEIYTWATCPYCIRAKWLLGWKGVKYTEYKIDGDESARQAMAERSNGKRSVPQIFINNEHIGGCDDLYALDGQKKLDNLLAKCGTI, encoded by the coding sequence ATGCTAAATCTATTTAACTCGCTTTTTGGGCGTTATAACGAGAATATCAAGGCCAATGTGGAAATTTATACTTGGGCAACTTGTCCCTACTGTATTCGGGCTAAATGGTTGCTGGGTTGGAAAGGGGTAAAATACACCGAATACAAGATTGATGGGGATGAAAGCGCTCGTCAAGCCATGGCCGAACGGTCCAACGGTAAACGCAGTGTACCACAGATTTTTATTAATAATGAACATATCGGTGGTTGTGATGATTTGTATGCTTTGGATGGTCAAAAAAAATTAGATAATTTATTGGCTAAATGTGGGACTATCTAA
- a CDS encoding cysteine desulfurase family protein, whose translation MSQKPIYLDCHATTPMEPQVLAAMLPYFTEHFGNASSINHVYGWTAEAAVKQARETIAAAINSSPEEIIFTSGATEANNLAIKGVAEAYFAKGRHIVTVVTEHRAVLDPCHYLEKLGFEVTILPVGADGLIDLELLEKSLRPDTILLSIMAANNEIGVIQPLAAIGAICRQYQVLFHTDAAQAIGKIPLDVEEMNIDLMSLTAHKVHGPKGIGALYVRRRNPRVRLAAQIQGGGQEKGLRSGTIFTPQIVGFAKAVELGIKAIEEDNSHLNQLKARLWEIISQLDRIYLNGHPSQRLAGNLNISIEGVDGAALLLGLQPIVALSSGSACSSSHTAPSHVLTALGRPESLAYASLRFGLSRFNTLEEIELVGEQVVLTVNSLRKAKNF comes from the coding sequence ATGTCTCAAAAGCCGATTTATCTAGATTGCCACGCCACGACACCGATGGAGCCGCAAGTTCTGGCGGCGATGTTACCCTATTTTACCGAACACTTTGGTAATGCCAGTAGTATTAATCATGTCTATGGTTGGACAGCCGAGGCCGCGGTTAAACAGGCAAGAGAAACAATCGCCGCTGCTATTAATAGTAGTCCCGAAGAAATTATTTTTACCAGTGGGGCAACGGAGGCCAATAACCTGGCTATCAAAGGGGTTGCCGAAGCTTATTTCGCCAAGGGACGGCATATAGTTACGGTGGTGACAGAACATCGGGCCGTTTTAGATCCCTGTCATTATCTGGAAAAATTGGGTTTTGAGGTGACAATTTTACCCGTCGGTGCTGATGGCCTAATTGACTTGGAACTACTAGAAAAATCTTTACGTCCTGACACGATTTTGCTGTCAATTATGGCCGCTAATAACGAGATTGGGGTGATTCAACCTTTAGCGGCAATTGGGGCGATTTGTCGCCAGTATCAGGTACTTTTTCATACGGACGCGGCCCAAGCAATCGGCAAAATTCCCCTAGATGTGGAGGAAATGAATATAGATCTAATGTCCTTAACTGCCCACAAAGTCCACGGACCGAAGGGAATCGGTGCGCTGTACGTCCGGCGCCGGAACCCCAGAGTTCGTCTGGCCGCTCAAATTCAAGGGGGAGGCCAGGAAAAAGGACTGCGATCGGGTACAATATTTACACCGCAAATTGTCGGTTTTGCCAAGGCGGTAGAATTGGGCATCAAAGCGATAGAAGAAGATAACAGCCACTTAAATCAGTTAAAAGCCCGTTTATGGGAGATTATCAGTCAATTAGACAGAATTTATCTCAATGGTCATCCTAGCCAAAGATTAGCCGGAAATTTAAATATTAGTATTGAAGGGGTGGACGGTGCGGCGTTATTGTTAGGATTACAGCCAATAGTGGCGCTTTCCTCCGGTTCTGCCTGTTCTTCTAGCCATACCGCCCCCTCTCACGTTTTAACTGCCTTGGGTCGCCCCGAATCTCTCGCTTATGCCTCCCTGCGCTTCGGGTTGAGTCGTTTTAATACTTTAGAAGAAATTGAACTGGTGGGGGAACAGGTGGTTTTAACGGTTAATTCCCTCCGCAAAGCCAAAAATTTTTGA